The Natronoglycomyces albus genome has a segment encoding these proteins:
- a CDS encoding tryptophan 2,3-dioxygenase — MDHPHKPAGESPQGALTYSSYLALDELLAAQRPRSDEHDEMLFIIIHQVYELWFKQMLHELHEVQRRMKLGETTSTLRTLRRSLSILKAAVANIDVLETMTPTQFASFRSRLDASSGFQSAQFRQLEALMGRRDDSVLRHYAPDSSEYAAIKQELTSPNLFDSFLTYLSHRGYAVPTDRDVTQPLEACEPVQDILIEVYAKDEGPAFVAEQMVDLDEGFQEWRYRHVMMVKRTIGDKMGTGGSSGVNYLQSTTFTPAFPDLWAVRSKL, encoded by the coding sequence ATGGACCACCCACACAAGCCCGCGGGCGAGAGCCCCCAGGGCGCTTTGACCTATTCCTCATATCTGGCGCTGGACGAACTACTCGCCGCGCAACGTCCGCGCTCCGATGAACATGACGAAATGTTGTTCATCATCATCCACCAAGTCTATGAACTGTGGTTCAAGCAAATGCTGCACGAACTGCACGAGGTTCAACGGCGCATGAAACTGGGCGAGACCACGAGCACGCTTCGTACGCTACGCCGCTCATTGAGCATCCTCAAAGCCGCCGTCGCCAACATTGACGTGCTGGAAACCATGACCCCCACTCAATTTGCCAGCTTCCGCTCCCGCCTTGATGCCTCCTCGGGCTTCCAAAGCGCCCAATTTCGGCAGTTGGAGGCCCTCATGGGCCGCCGGGACGACTCGGTGTTGCGTCACTATGCCCCCGACAGCAGCGAATACGCGGCCATCAAACAAGAGCTGACCAGCCCGAATCTGTTCGACTCGTTCTTGACCTACCTGTCGCACCGCGGCTATGCGGTTCCCACCGATCGAGACGTGACCCAGCCTTTGGAGGCCTGCGAGCCGGTCCAGGACATCTTGATCGAGGTCTATGCCAAGGACGAGGGTCCCGCCTTCGTCGCCGAGCAAATGGTCGACCTCGACGAGGGCTTCCAAGAATGGCGCTACCGCCACGTCATGATGGTCAAACGCACCATCGGGGACAAAATGGGCACCGGGGGTTCCTCTGGCGTCAACTACCTGCAATCCACCACGTTCACTCCGGCCTTCCCGGACCTGTGGGCGGTAAGGAGCAAACTGTGA
- a CDS encoding DMT family transporter has protein sequence MHSPAITSTTRASLLPLLAAGITIMAWASGFVAVRHLAGDVSSGALALGRIGSAALALSVIVFIYRRYSPAQRAQPLLPRRRHLPLLTLSAILWFGIYHLALNQSVHYIDAGTAALVTNTAPIIIAVLAGLFLREGFSVPLLVGMGVALIGVIVISMANSSGFDASLLGIALCLVCAVTWAVGVVAQKPLLDEGLSALNVTWWSCVIGALMCLPFAVNLASDVSAAGWTALWWTVYLGVIPTALGFTTWAWAVTRMGAGRLAGSLYLVPPTVILMGWVVLAEVPPAMAILGGALCLLGVAITRYQRRNPAPRQTTNTAEDMMQPQKPASAAKKLSTGAGGHNRTSDTCHRGAPAASGAPSFEIFPDLGNPVAQLIVSTV, from the coding sequence ATGCACTCCCCAGCTATCACGTCGACCACGCGCGCTTCACTCCTCCCCCTCCTAGCCGCCGGAATCACGATTATGGCGTGGGCATCCGGATTCGTCGCGGTCCGACACCTCGCCGGGGACGTATCCTCCGGAGCACTCGCATTGGGCCGCATCGGCAGCGCCGCCCTGGCATTGAGTGTCATCGTCTTCATCTACCGCCGATACTCCCCGGCCCAACGGGCTCAACCACTGTTGCCGCGCCGCCGCCACCTGCCCTTGCTGACGCTATCGGCCATACTGTGGTTTGGTATCTACCATCTGGCGCTAAATCAGTCGGTCCACTACATTGACGCTGGGACTGCGGCCCTGGTGACCAACACCGCGCCCATCATCATCGCGGTCCTCGCCGGGCTGTTTCTCCGTGAAGGGTTCTCGGTCCCACTGCTGGTGGGCATGGGTGTGGCCCTCATTGGAGTCATCGTCATTTCCATGGCCAATAGCAGCGGATTCGACGCCAGTCTTCTCGGCATCGCGCTTTGCCTGGTATGCGCCGTGACATGGGCAGTTGGCGTAGTCGCGCAAAAACCCCTGCTCGATGAAGGGCTTTCCGCACTAAACGTCACCTGGTGGTCATGCGTCATCGGAGCACTCATGTGTCTACCCTTTGCGGTCAATCTGGCCTCTGATGTCTCCGCGGCTGGGTGGACGGCTCTTTGGTGGACCGTCTACCTTGGCGTCATTCCCACCGCACTCGGCTTCACCACCTGGGCATGGGCCGTTACCCGTATGGGCGCCGGACGTTTGGCGGGCAGCCTCTACCTCGTTCCACCGACGGTGATCCTCATGGGCTGGGTCGTGCTGGCCGAGGTGCCACCGGCGATGGCGATCCTCGGTGGAGCGCTGTGTTTGCTAGGCGTGGCCATCACCCGCTATCAAAGGCGCAATCCCGCACCGCGACAGACCACAAACACCGCCGAGGACATGATGCAACCACAGAAACCCGCCAGTGCGGCTAAGAAATTATCGACCGGAGCCGGTGGACATAATCGCACTTCAGACACCTGCCACAGGGGTGCGCCAGCGGCTAGCGGTGCCCCAAGTTTCGAAATTTTTCCCGATCTGGGGAACCCAGTTGCGCAATTGATCGTCTCAACCGTATGA